The following are encoded together in the Magnetospirillum gryphiswaldense MSR-1 v2 genome:
- a CDS encoding acyl-CoA thioesterase: protein MSESIETTTAPRGRLSIRTVAMPADTNPHGAIFGGWLLAQMDLAGGTHALHRAKGMVVTVAVDSMTFHEPVFVGDEVSCYTDVVRVGNSSISVRVEAWVRRDNNDEQIKVTSAMFHFVAVNPDRSKRRVPPE, encoded by the coding sequence ATGAGCGAAAGCATCGAAACCACGACCGCGCCAAGGGGCCGGTTGTCCATCCGCACCGTCGCCATGCCCGCCGACACCAACCCGCACGGAGCCATTTTCGGCGGCTGGCTGCTGGCCCAGATGGATCTGGCCGGCGGCACCCACGCGCTGCACCGGGCCAAAGGCATGGTGGTGACGGTGGCGGTGGACAGCATGACCTTCCATGAACCGGTCTTCGTCGGCGACGAGGTCAGTTGCTATACCGACGTGGTCCGGGTCGGCAATTCGTCCATTTCCGTCCGCGTCGAGGCCTGGGTCCGGCGCGACAACAACGACGAACAGATCAAGGTGACCAGCGCCATGTTCCACTTCGTCGCCGTCAACCCCGACCGCTCGAAGCGCCGGGTCCCGCCGGAATGA
- the glk gene encoding glucokinase, with the protein MSLSLIADMGGTNVRFALVDDAGVIGPDMVMQCADFAGPDDAAQAFLAARDGARPERGAFAVASPITGDMVEMTNSAWRFSVHHVQRQLGLSSLRVVNDFTATALSVPHLGPSHLLKLGGAEPVAGAPIAVLGPGTGLGVSGLVMGGDGRWQALATEGGHVTMAATDDFEAAVLAQLRRRFGHVSAERVLSGPGLLNLYEAVAALQGSPASYSTAEAVSSHGLDGSCPLCRQALSLFFVMLGSVAGNLALTLGARGGVYVAGGILPRMAQAFFASDFRRRFEAKGRFAGYLSAVPTWLVTHPEPAFAGLAALTSEG; encoded by the coding sequence ATGAGCCTGTCGCTGATCGCCGATATGGGCGGCACCAATGTGCGTTTCGCCCTGGTCGATGATGCGGGCGTCATCGGTCCCGACATGGTCATGCAATGTGCCGATTTCGCCGGTCCCGACGACGCGGCGCAGGCTTTTCTGGCGGCGCGCGACGGCGCCCGGCCCGAGCGCGGCGCCTTCGCCGTGGCTTCGCCCATCACCGGCGACATGGTCGAGATGACCAATTCCGCCTGGCGCTTTTCCGTCCACCACGTGCAGCGGCAATTGGGGTTGTCGTCCTTGCGGGTGGTCAACGACTTTACCGCCACGGCGCTGTCGGTGCCCCATCTGGGGCCGTCCCATCTGCTGAAGCTGGGCGGGGCCGAGCCGGTAGCCGGTGCTCCCATCGCCGTGCTGGGGCCGGGCACCGGCCTGGGGGTGTCGGGACTGGTGATGGGCGGCGACGGGCGCTGGCAGGCCCTGGCCACCGAAGGCGGTCACGTCACCATGGCCGCCACCGACGATTTTGAGGCGGCGGTATTGGCGCAATTGCGCCGGCGTTTTGGCCATGTCTCGGCCGAGCGGGTGCTGTCGGGACCGGGATTGCTGAATTTATACGAGGCGGTGGCGGCGTTGCAGGGCAGTCCGGCGTCCTATTCCACCGCCGAGGCGGTCTCCAGCCATGGCCTGGACGGGTCGTGCCCGTTGTGCCGGCAGGCGCTGTCCCTGTTCTTCGTCATGTTGGGGAGTGTGGCCGGCAATCTGGCGCTGACCTTGGGCGCGCGCGGCGGCGTCTATGTGGCCGGTGGTATCTTGCCGCGCATGGCCCAGGCCTTTTTCGCCTCTGACTTCCGCCGCCGGTTCGAGGCCAAGGGACGTTTTGCCGGCTATCTGTCGGCTGTGCCCACTTGGCTGGTCACCCACCCGGAACCGGCCTTCGCCGGCTTGGCGGCGCTTACTTCTGAAGGCTGA
- a CDS encoding TIGR03862 family flavoprotein produces MQYDVVIIGAGPAGLMAAEVLGQSGRRVAVFDAMPSPARKFLRAGIGGLNLTHSEPFDAFLGRFGDRAAVLAPSLRTFGPQHLRDWAASLGVETFVGSSGRVFPTDFKAAPLLRAWLRRLGGLGVHLFTHHRWQGWDETGAHRFLTPTGEIRVTAPAAILAVGGASWPRLGSDGTWTEALNGLPLAPFRPANCGFDVEWSPHFRQRFAGAPVKAVGLEFGDRKLKGEFVITDTGIEGSAVYALSAPLRDAIENHGQAVLRLDLKPDWSTEKLAAALARPQGSRSLANHLERQAGLKGVAAGLAREGLPPASLTDAASLKAVPLVLKSPRPLAEAISTAGGLRFDAVDENLMLVSRPGIFAAGEMLDWEAPTGGYLLTACFATGHAAGQAAGRWLNKRPCR; encoded by the coding sequence ATGCAATACGACGTGGTGATCATCGGCGCCGGCCCGGCCGGATTGATGGCGGCGGAAGTCCTGGGCCAAAGCGGACGGCGGGTGGCCGTGTTCGATGCCATGCCCAGCCCGGCCCGCAAATTCCTGCGCGCCGGCATCGGCGGGCTGAACCTGACGCATTCCGAACCCTTCGACGCGTTTCTCGGCCGCTTCGGCGACCGCGCCGCCGTGTTGGCCCCCAGTCTGCGCACCTTCGGCCCGCAACACCTGCGCGACTGGGCCGCCAGCTTGGGGGTGGAAACCTTTGTCGGCTCGTCGGGCCGGGTGTTCCCCACCGATTTCAAGGCGGCGCCCTTGCTGCGCGCCTGGCTAAGGCGTTTGGGCGGCTTGGGGGTGCACTTGTTCACCCACCATCGTTGGCAGGGCTGGGACGAAACCGGCGCCCATCGTTTCCTCACCCCCACGGGGGAAATCCGCGTCACCGCCCCTGCCGCCATCCTGGCCGTGGGCGGCGCCTCCTGGCCCCGCCTGGGCAGCGACGGCACCTGGACCGAGGCCTTGAATGGTCTACCGCTGGCGCCGTTCCGCCCGGCCAATTGCGGCTTCGACGTGGAGTGGAGCCCACATTTCCGCCAGCGTTTCGCCGGCGCCCCGGTCAAGGCGGTGGGGCTTGAATTCGGCGACAGAAAGCTGAAGGGCGAATTCGTCATCACCGACACCGGCATCGAAGGCAGCGCCGTCTATGCCCTGTCAGCCCCCTTGCGCGATGCCATCGAAAACCACGGCCAAGCGGTGTTGCGCCTGGATTTGAAACCGGATTGGAGCACCGAGAAACTGGCCGCTGCCCTGGCCCGCCCGCAAGGTAGCCGCTCGCTGGCCAATCACCTGGAACGTCAGGCCGGGCTCAAGGGCGTCGCCGCCGGATTGGCGCGGGAAGGCCTGCCGCCGGCAAGCCTGACCGATGCCGCCAGCTTGAAGGCCGTGCCACTGGTGCTGAAATCGCCGCGCCCGCTGGCCGAGGCCATCAGCACGGCGGGCGGATTGCGCTTCGACGCGGTGGATGAAAATCTGATGCTGGTCTCGCGCCCCGGCATTTTCGCGGCGGGCGAAATGCTGGATTGGGAAGCCCCCACCGGCGGCTATCTGCTGACCGCCTGTTTCGCCACCGGACACGCCGCCGGACAGGCGGCGGGGCGCTGGCTTAATAAACGCCCTTGCCGTTGA
- the glgA gene encoding glycogen synthase GlgA: protein MRVLFAASEVFPLVKTGGLADVAGALPAALIAAGHDVRVLLPGYPQAMERAEGKRQVASFGDPLGVGAEVRLVSAKLPGSALPVWLLDCPALYARDGGPYVDTQGADYADNPLRFGLLSWVAARLCMADSPVKWRPQVLHCHDWQTGLAPAYLRAWQPEKPPATVFTIHNIAYQGQFPAEWLPRLGLPWEMFTPDGLEYWGDLSFLKAGLVYADKLTTVSPRYAREIQTPGFGCGLDGVLMGRAGDLTGILNGADYGVWNPATDSHLVQTYPPRDHRTGKAVNKAALQQALGLDKDDLAPLLVIVSRLTDQKGMDMVLSTLPAILRQGAQLAVLGAGDRSLEQGFQSAAAGSPKRMSVTIGYSEELAHRLLAAGDILVMPSRFEPCGLTQFYAMRYGTVPLVHATGGLADTVMDCSYDGLVTGTGTGFVFEHANAGAFQWCVERAITAFHSPDQWGRIQAAGIAQDFGWDRSAARYGALYADMVDA from the coding sequence ATGCGCGTCCTGTTCGCCGCCTCCGAAGTATTCCCGCTGGTCAAGACCGGGGGGTTGGCCGACGTGGCCGGCGCCTTGCCTGCAGCCCTGATCGCGGCCGGGCACGACGTGCGCGTGCTGCTGCCCGGTTATCCCCAGGCGATGGAACGGGCCGAGGGCAAGCGTCAGGTGGCCAGTTTCGGCGATCCCTTGGGCGTCGGGGCCGAGGTTCGGTTGGTTTCCGCCAAGCTGCCCGGTTCCGCCCTGCCGGTGTGGCTGCTGGATTGTCCGGCCCTCTACGCCCGCGACGGCGGTCCCTATGTGGATACCCAAGGCGCCGATTATGCCGACAATCCCTTGCGGTTCGGCCTGCTGTCGTGGGTGGCGGCGCGGCTGTGCATGGCCGATTCTCCGGTCAAGTGGCGCCCGCAGGTGCTGCATTGCCATGATTGGCAGACCGGTCTGGCCCCGGCCTATCTGCGGGCATGGCAGCCGGAAAAGCCGCCAGCCACGGTGTTCACCATCCACAACATCGCCTATCAGGGTCAGTTCCCGGCCGAGTGGCTGCCGCGCCTGGGCCTGCCTTGGGAGATGTTCACCCCCGATGGGCTGGAATATTGGGGCGATCTGTCGTTCCTGAAGGCTGGCTTGGTCTATGCCGACAAACTGACCACGGTCAGCCCGCGCTATGCCCGTGAAATCCAGACTCCCGGCTTCGGCTGTGGCCTGGACGGGGTGTTGATGGGACGGGCCGGCGATCTGACCGGCATCCTGAATGGGGCCGATTACGGCGTTTGGAATCCGGCCACCGACAGCCATCTGGTCCAGACCTATCCGCCCCGCGACCACCGCACCGGCAAGGCGGTCAACAAGGCGGCGTTGCAACAGGCGCTGGGGTTGGACAAGGATGATCTGGCGCCGCTTCTGGTCATCGTCAGCCGGCTGACCGACCAGAAGGGCATGGACATGGTGCTGTCGACCCTGCCGGCCATCTTGCGCCAAGGGGCGCAGCTGGCGGTGTTGGGGGCCGGTGACCGGTCGTTGGAGCAGGGTTTCCAGTCGGCCGCCGCCGGCTCGCCCAAGCGCATGAGCGTCACCATCGGTTATTCCGAGGAACTGGCGCACCGCCTGCTCGCCGCCGGTGATATCCTGGTGATGCCGTCGCGGTTCGAGCCCTGCGGCCTGACCCAGTTCTATGCCATGCGCTATGGCACGGTGCCGCTGGTTCATGCCACCGGCGGTCTGGCCGACACGGTGATGGATTGCAGTTATGACGGTCTGGTCACCGGCACCGGCACCGGTTTCGTTTTCGAACACGCCAATGCCGGTGCCTTCCAATGGTGCGTCGAGCGGGCCATCACCGCTTTCCACAGCCCGGATCAATGGGGCCGTATCCAGGCCGCCGGTATCGCCCAGGATTTCGGCTGGGATCGTTCCGCCGCCCGCTATGGCGCTCTTTATGCCGACATGGTGGACGCATGA
- a CDS encoding bacteriohemerythrin, producing the protein MGSIRKIEVTTGVWWVEVAAANLRILCGCPADVVKHLMKRGLIAPAECAGIAYETGPNAILLSDVMVQNGTFANLGEFPVLQMLYRQGMIIPDHPGNTGEKPLLIGSAEQVRAQLQYIYRGNYGLISEDELIEAGASAQQAKDLMRMKLKFAFGRIRHPQELLDILTVDAEPVAIRGGVTIRRVRLNTFEICYGGDCVTVDLTLPPFETYECPYPLGFYNMQREYFSVVHSGEGDGWDINRPSMSSILMFQGRVYLIDAGPNILFTLDALGIGVNEIDGIFHTHSHDDHFSGLTTLIRADHRIKYFATPLVRASVSRKMAALLSIEPSAFADYFECHDLVEGEWNEVDGLEVRPLFSPHPVETTMFMFRAPWEDGYRTYAHWADVCRLEVLRSFVTDDADAPGISQAMYLNVTAAYALPANVKKVDVGGGMIHGDAYDFRDDRSGKVILAHTSGRNTVAQKAIGSTASFGNVDVLIPSNHDFIWRSAYELLLAYFPEIRHHQLRVLLNNPVETFNPGTILVKERRPADFIYLLLSGSVESLHIEGGARSVLSAGAMIGELFALFDAPVTETYRAIGFVKALRIPASLYQDFVRRNDLSAAITRIFENRQFLQRTWLFGEVVSTRTLNRLAKEMTLSRIPVGETIDIGPESVALVISGQVGRYLGEQQVEILRSGDFFGEELSIFWTPSMFRLKALTATEVFLVPAGLLAGIPSVRWKLFEASGRRMTSIFEGDHSGNGGLLHWREEYRVDVLRLDTQHRRMFEQANSILEAIQAGQGVDDILSLLDSMNEYAHYHFGEEEALMVRYAYPQAEAHREHHAQLSQQLLDMRQTFKDASDITQVDFLPFLQTWLVGHITGEDRLYTEFLNGKGVY; encoded by the coding sequence ATGGGTTCTATTCGTAAGATCGAGGTAACCACCGGCGTTTGGTGGGTCGAGGTCGCCGCCGCTAATTTGCGGATATTGTGCGGCTGCCCGGCGGACGTGGTGAAGCACCTGATGAAGCGTGGCCTGATCGCCCCCGCGGAATGTGCCGGTATCGCCTATGAGACCGGCCCCAATGCCATCTTGCTGTCCGACGTCATGGTGCAAAACGGTACTTTCGCCAATCTGGGCGAATTTCCGGTGCTGCAGATGCTGTACCGCCAGGGCATGATCATCCCCGATCATCCGGGCAATACCGGGGAAAAGCCGCTGCTGATCGGCTCGGCCGAGCAGGTGCGCGCCCAGCTTCAATATATCTATCGCGGCAATTATGGACTGATCAGCGAGGACGAGCTGATCGAGGCGGGGGCTTCAGCGCAGCAGGCCAAGGATCTGATGCGGATGAAGCTGAAATTCGCTTTCGGCCGCATCCGTCATCCGCAGGAATTGCTGGATATCCTGACGGTGGACGCCGAACCGGTGGCCATTCGCGGCGGTGTCACCATCCGTCGAGTGCGCCTCAATACCTTCGAGATCTGTTACGGCGGCGATTGCGTCACCGTCGATTTGACCCTGCCGCCGTTCGAGACCTATGAATGCCCCTATCCCCTGGGCTTCTACAACATGCAGCGGGAATACTTTTCCGTCGTCCATTCGGGCGAGGGTGACGGCTGGGACATCAACCGTCCGAGCATGAGCTCGATCCTGATGTTCCAGGGTCGGGTCTATCTGATCGATGCCGGCCCCAACATTCTGTTCACCCTGGATGCGCTGGGCATCGGCGTCAACGAGATCGACGGCATCTTCCACACCCATTCGCACGACGATCATTTTTCCGGCCTGACCACGCTGATCCGCGCCGATCACCGCATCAAGTATTTCGCCACGCCGCTGGTGCGCGCCTCGGTGTCGCGCAAGATGGCGGCGCTTCTGTCCATCGAGCCTTCGGCCTTCGCCGATTACTTTGAATGTCACGATCTGGTGGAAGGCGAATGGAACGAGGTTGACGGCCTGGAAGTGCGGCCGTTGTTTTCGCCCCATCCGGTGGAAACCACCATGTTCATGTTCCGCGCGCCGTGGGAGGACGGTTACCGCACCTATGCCCATTGGGCCGATGTCTGCCGCCTTGAAGTGCTGCGCAGTTTCGTCACCGACGATGCCGACGCGCCGGGTATCTCCCAGGCCATGTACCTGAACGTGACCGCGGCCTATGCGCTGCCCGCCAACGTCAAGAAGGTGGATGTGGGCGGCGGCATGATCCATGGCGACGCCTATGATTTCCGCGATGACCGTTCGGGCAAGGTGATTCTGGCCCATACGTCGGGTCGCAACACGGTGGCGCAAAAGGCCATCGGCTCGACCGCATCGTTCGGCAATGTCGACGTGCTGATCCCGTCCAACCACGATTTCATCTGGCGTTCGGCCTATGAATTGCTGCTGGCCTATTTCCCCGAAATCCGCCACCACCAATTGCGGGTCTTGCTCAACAATCCGGTCGAGACCTTCAATCCCGGCACCATTTTGGTCAAGGAGCGGCGCCCGGCGGATTTCATCTATCTGCTGCTGTCGGGCAGTGTCGAATCGCTGCATATCGAAGGCGGTGCCCGTTCGGTACTGTCGGCGGGGGCCATGATCGGCGAGTTGTTCGCCTTGTTCGATGCCCCGGTCACCGAAACCTATCGGGCCATCGGCTTCGTCAAGGCGTTGCGCATTCCGGCGTCGCTTTATCAGGATTTCGTCCGTCGCAACGATCTGTCGGCGGCCATCACCCGTATTTTCGAGAACCGCCAGTTCCTGCAACGCACCTGGCTGTTCGGCGAGGTGGTATCCACCCGCACCCTGAACCGGCTGGCCAAGGAAATGACCCTGAGCCGTATCCCCGTGGGCGAAACCATCGATATCGGCCCCGAATCGGTGGCTCTGGTGATTTCCGGCCAGGTGGGGCGCTATCTGGGCGAGCAGCAGGTGGAAATCTTGCGCTCGGGCGATTTCTTCGGCGAGGAATTGTCCATTTTCTGGACGCCGTCCATGTTCCGGCTGAAGGCGCTGACGGCGACCGAGGTGTTCTTGGTTCCCGCCGGTCTGCTGGCCGGCATCCCCTCGGTGCGATGGAAGCTGTTCGAGGCGTCGGGCCGGCGCATGACCTCGATCTTCGAGGGTGACCACAGCGGCAATGGCGGGCTGCTGCACTGGCGCGAGGAATACCGCGTCGATGTGCTGCGTCTGGACACCCAGCACCGACGCATGTTCGAACAGGCCAATTCCATTCTGGAAGCCATCCAGGCCGGTCAGGGTGTGGATGATATCCTGTCGCTGCTGGATTCCATGAACGAATACGCCCATTACCATTTCGGCGAGGAAGAGGCGCTGATGGTCCGCTACGCCTATCCGCAGGCCGAGGCCCACCGCGAACACCACGCCCAATTGTCGCAGCAATTGCTGGACATGCGTCAGACCTTCAAGGATGCCAGCGACATCACCCAGGTGGATTTCCTACCCTTCCTGCAAACCTGGCTGGTCGGGCACATCACCGGCGAGGACCGGCTTTATACCGAATTCCTCAACGGCAAGGGCGTTTATTAA
- the parE gene encoding DNA topoisomerase IV subunit B yields MSDLFQQLAPKGTEYSAKDIEVLEGLEPVRRRPGMYIGGTDDRALHHLVAEVLDNSMDEAVAGHASWIELELDVSGHATVRDNGRGIPVDPHPKFPDKSALEVILTTLHSGGKFGGDAYKVSGGLHGVGVSVVNALSDSLVVEVARDRQLWRQSFSKGAPLGPLSLVGPVQNRRGTALRFHPDPEIFGDRARLKARTLYRMARSKAYLFRGVQIRWKCDPLLIDDGDDIPAEDTLHFPNGLADFLAAVMKDRPLVTRGFFAGTAPLADDMGQVEWALVWPDDDEDGFVNTYCNTVPTPEGGTHEAGLRNALTKGLRGYGDLLGNKKAGQVTAEDVMGGACVLVSLFIRDPQFQGQTKEKLVSTEATRLVENAIKDHFDHWLSADPESGKALMARLIEKAEERLRKKVAKETSRKTATKKLRLPGKLADCSRQVNVGTELFLVEGDSAGGSAKQGRNRETQAILPLKGKILNVASASADKLRANQEIKDLMEALGCGSRESFDAEKLRYERIIIMTDADVDGAHIASLLMTFFYQEMPELIRTGHLFLAMPPLYRLAHGQTVIYARDDSHKDELMKTVFAGKKNIEISRFKGLGEMPPAQLKETTMNPANRTLIRVTIPAGRTEEDQEEAKDVANLVETLMGKKPELRFHYIQKHAKFARDLDV; encoded by the coding sequence ATGTCCGACCTGTTCCAGCAACTCGCCCCCAAGGGGACCGAATACTCCGCCAAGGACATCGAAGTCCTTGAGGGGTTAGAGCCCGTCCGCCGCCGTCCCGGTATGTATATCGGCGGCACCGACGATCGCGCGCTGCACCATCTGGTGGCCGAGGTGCTGGATAATTCCATGGACGAGGCGGTGGCCGGCCATGCCAGTTGGATCGAGCTGGAGTTGGACGTTTCCGGCCATGCCACCGTGCGCGACAACGGGCGCGGCATCCCGGTCGACCCCCATCCCAAGTTCCCGGACAAAAGCGCGCTGGAAGTGATTTTGACCACGCTGCATTCGGGCGGCAAGTTCGGCGGCGACGCCTATAAGGTGTCGGGCGGTCTGCACGGCGTCGGCGTCTCGGTGGTCAACGCGCTTTCCGATTCCCTGGTGGTCGAGGTGGCGCGCGATCGCCAATTGTGGCGGCAAAGCTTTTCCAAGGGCGCGCCCCTGGGGCCGCTCTCGCTGGTCGGGCCGGTGCAGAACCGGCGCGGCACGGCGCTGCGTTTTCATCCCGACCCGGAAATTTTCGGCGACCGCGCCCGGTTGAAGGCGCGCACGCTTTATCGTATGGCCCGGTCCAAGGCCTATCTGTTCCGGGGCGTGCAGATCCGCTGGAAGTGCGATCCGCTGCTGATCGACGACGGCGACGATATTCCCGCCGAGGACACGCTGCATTTCCCCAACGGTCTGGCCGATTTCCTTGCCGCCGTGATGAAGGATCGCCCGCTGGTGACGCGCGGCTTTTTCGCCGGCACCGCGCCCTTGGCCGACGACATGGGGCAGGTGGAATGGGCGTTGGTTTGGCCCGACGATGACGAGGACGGCTTCGTCAACACCTATTGCAATACGGTGCCGACGCCCGAGGGCGGCACCCATGAAGCCGGTCTGCGCAACGCCCTGACCAAGGGTTTGCGCGGTTACGGTGATTTGCTGGGCAACAAGAAGGCCGGTCAGGTGACGGCGGAAGACGTCATGGGCGGCGCCTGCGTCCTGGTGTCCCTCTTCATCCGCGATCCGCAATTCCAGGGCCAGACCAAGGAAAAGCTGGTATCGACGGAAGCCACCCGACTGGTGGAAAACGCCATCAAGGACCATTTCGACCATTGGCTGTCGGCGGACCCGGAATCGGGCAAGGCGTTGATGGCGCGGCTGATCGAAAAGGCCGAGGAACGCCTGCGCAAGAAGGTGGCCAAGGAAACCAGCCGCAAGACCGCGACCAAGAAGCTGCGTCTGCCGGGCAAGCTGGCCGATTGCTCGCGGCAGGTCAATGTGGGCACCGAATTGTTCCTGGTCGAGGGTGACTCGGCGGGTGGCTCGGCCAAGCAGGGCCGCAACCGCGAGACCCAGGCCATCTTGCCGTTGAAGGGCAAGATCCTCAACGTCGCTTCGGCCAGTGCCGACAAGTTGCGCGCCAACCAGGAAATCAAGGATCTGATGGAGGCCCTGGGCTGCGGCAGCCGCGAATCCTTCGATGCCGAGAAATTGCGCTACGAGCGCATCATCATCATGACCGACGCCGACGTCGATGGCGCCCATATCGCCAGCCTGCTGATGACGTTCTTTTACCAGGAAATGCCGGAACTGATCCGCACCGGCCATCTGTTCCTGGCCATGCCGCCGCTTTATCGTCTGGCCCATGGCCAGACCGTCATCTATGCCCGCGACGATTCCCACAAGGACGAGCTGATGAAGACCGTCTTCGCCGGCAAGAAGAATATCGAGATCAGCCGCTTCAAGGGTCTTGGCGAAATGCCGCCGGCCCAGTTGAAGGAAACCACCATGAACCCGGCCAACCGCACGCTGATCCGGGTGACCATTCCCGCCGGTCGCACCGAGGAAGACCAGGAAGAGGCCAAGGACGTGGCCAATCTGGTGGAAACCCTGATGGGCAAGAAGCCGGAACTGCGCTTCCACTACATCCAGAAACACGCCAAATTCGCCCGCGATCTGGACGTGTAG
- the glgC gene encoding glucose-1-phosphate adenylyltransferase, with the protein MSVSNDNLSVNPRLRRTLALVLAGGRGSRLKSLTDWHAKPAVPFAGKFRIIDFALSNCINSGIRRIGVLTQYKAHTLIQHIQRGWGFLRGEFNEFIELLPAQQRTDGENWYKGTADAVFQNLDIIRAHHPEFVLILAGDHVYKMDYGKMLAHHLAEGADVTVACIEVPLADASGFGVMAVDDADNVVRFDEKPAHPQPVPGKPDKALASMGIYIFNAQFLYDQLKIDSDQSDTENDFGKNIIPSLIGRHKVLAHRFQHSCVMHDGAREHYWRDVGTVDAYWEANIDLTTVTPSLNIYDDSWPIWTYQAQLPPAKFVFDSDTRRGMAVDSMVSGGCIISGAVVRRSLLYSNVRVNSYCLVEDSVVLPDCDIGRHARLQKCIVDQGCVIPPGLVAGEDPALDAKRFYRSESGITLITADMLKKLEG; encoded by the coding sequence ATGAGCGTTTCCAACGATAATCTGAGCGTCAACCCCCGCCTGCGCCGCACCCTGGCCCTGGTCCTGGCCGGCGGGCGCGGCTCGCGCCTGAAATCGCTGACCGACTGGCATGCCAAGCCGGCGGTGCCGTTCGCCGGCAAGTTCCGCATCATCGATTTCGCCCTGTCCAACTGCATCAATTCCGGCATCCGCCGCATCGGCGTGCTGACCCAGTACAAGGCCCATACGCTGATCCAGCACATCCAGCGCGGCTGGGGCTTCCTGCGCGGCGAGTTCAACGAATTCATCGAGCTGTTGCCGGCGCAGCAGCGCACCGACGGCGAGAACTGGTACAAGGGCACCGCCGACGCGGTGTTCCAGAACCTGGACATCATCCGCGCCCACCACCCGGAATTCGTTCTGATCCTGGCCGGCGACCACGTCTACAAGATGGATTACGGCAAGATGCTGGCCCATCATCTGGCCGAGGGCGCCGACGTCACCGTCGCCTGCATCGAGGTGCCGCTGGCCGACGCCAGCGGTTTCGGCGTCATGGCGGTGGACGATGCCGACAACGTGGTGCGCTTCGACGAAAAGCCGGCCCATCCCCAGCCGGTTCCCGGCAAACCCGACAAGGCCCTGGCCAGCATGGGCATCTACATCTTCAACGCCCAGTTCCTGTACGACCAGTTGAAGATCGATTCCGACCAAAGCGACACCGAGAACGATTTCGGCAAGAACATCATTCCGTCGCTGATCGGTCGCCACAAGGTGCTGGCCCACCGTTTCCAGCATTCCTGCGTCATGCATGACGGCGCGCGTGAACATTACTGGCGCGATGTCGGCACCGTCGATGCCTATTGGGAAGCCAATATCGACCTGACCACGGTGACGCCGTCCTTGAACATCTATGACGACAGCTGGCCGATCTGGACCTATCAGGCGCAATTGCCGCCGGCCAAGTTCGTGTTCGATTCCGACACCCGGCGCGGCATGGCGGTGGATTCCATGGTCTCGGGCGGCTGCATCATCTCGGGCGCGGTGGTGCGGCGGTCGTTGCTGTACTCCAACGTCCGCGTCAATTCCTATTGCTTGGTGGAAGATTCGGTGGTGCTGCCCGATTGCGATATCGGTCGTCACGCCCGCTTGCAGAAATGCATCGTCGACCAGGGCTGCGTCATCCCCCCCGGTCTGGTCGCCGGTGAAGACCCGGCCCTGGACGCCAAGCGCTTCTATCGCTCGGAATCGGGCATCACCCTAATCACCGCCGACATGCTGAAAAAGCTGGAGGGATAA
- a CDS encoding sulfite exporter TauE/SafE family protein: MGDVIGQWAVIVNLLAGSLVGAWLGAGWATRLKSTTLYRIIALLLVAMAFILWLGHDLGPSQGGLNGWPLYGAGAVAGLGIGVVASLMGVAGGELLIPTLILLFGVDIKLAGSLSLVVSLPTMIVGFARYSRSQSFAVLGRNRGFVLIMAAGSILGSFIGGQLLGTVPNAVLLPALAIILIVSAVKVWRHA; encoded by the coding sequence GTGGGGGACGTCATCGGACAATGGGCGGTGATCGTCAACCTGTTGGCCGGCTCGCTGGTGGGCGCCTGGTTGGGAGCCGGCTGGGCGACCCGGCTGAAATCGACCACGCTTTACCGGATCATCGCCCTCTTGCTGGTGGCCATGGCGTTCATCCTGTGGCTCGGCCATGACCTTGGCCCCAGCCAGGGTGGCCTGAATGGCTGGCCGCTATACGGTGCCGGCGCCGTCGCCGGGCTGGGGATTGGCGTCGTCGCCTCATTGATGGGGGTGGCGGGCGGCGAATTGCTCATTCCCACCCTGATTTTATTGTTTGGGGTCGACATCAAACTGGCCGGCAGTCTGTCTTTGGTGGTCAGTCTGCCGACCATGATCGTCGGATTCGCCCGCTACAGCCGCAGTCAAAGCTTCGCCGTACTGGGGCGCAACCGTGGCTTCGTCCTGATCATGGCCGCCGGATCGATCCTGGGCAGCTTCATCGGCGGTCAGCTCCTGGGAACCGTCCCCAACGCGGTATTGCTGCCGGCCCTGGCCATCATCTTGATTGTTTCAGCCGTCAAAGTGTGGCGGCACGCCTAG